In Haloplanus rubicundus, one DNA window encodes the following:
- the lipA gene encoding lipoyl synthase encodes MHRNRRVASPHVFARRTEETDMARQRKPDWLRMHPPSGERFTEIKATLRDRDLNTVCEEANCPNLGECWSGRNGPGTATFMLMGDRCSRGCNFCDVETGGMEALDPDEPASVADAVAEIGLDYVVLTSVDRDDLPDQGAGHFARTIEAIKERDPGVLVEVLIPDFRGEADLVDRIVDAGPDVLAHNVETVERLQWPVRDRRAGYEQSLSVLERAADTAGVYTKTSLMLGLGEYDHEIYRALSDCREAGVDVVTLGQYLQPSRSHLDVYEYVHPDAFETWRRVAEEELGFLYCASGPMVRSSYRAGELFVDAVLRDGRSVEEARREAHAAT; translated from the coding sequence ATGCACCGCAATCGGCGGGTGGCGAGCCCACACGTTTTTGCTCGGCGGACCGAAGAGACGGACATGGCACGGCAACGCAAACCCGACTGGCTGCGGATGCACCCCCCGTCGGGTGAGCGGTTCACGGAGATCAAGGCGACCCTCCGTGACCGCGACCTCAACACCGTGTGCGAGGAGGCGAACTGCCCCAACCTGGGCGAGTGCTGGAGCGGTCGCAACGGTCCCGGCACGGCCACCTTCATGCTCATGGGCGACCGGTGCTCCCGCGGCTGCAACTTCTGTGACGTGGAGACGGGCGGGATGGAGGCGCTCGATCCCGACGAACCCGCGAGCGTCGCCGACGCCGTCGCGGAGATCGGACTGGATTACGTCGTCCTCACGAGCGTCGACCGCGACGACCTGCCCGATCAGGGCGCGGGCCACTTCGCCCGCACCATCGAGGCGATCAAGGAGCGCGATCCGGGGGTGCTGGTGGAGGTGCTCATCCCCGACTTCCGAGGCGAGGCCGACCTCGTGGACCGTATCGTCGACGCCGGCCCGGACGTGCTCGCACACAACGTCGAGACGGTCGAACGCCTCCAGTGGCCGGTCCGGGACCGCCGCGCCGGCTACGAGCAGTCCCTCTCGGTGCTCGAACGCGCCGCCGACACCGCGGGCGTCTACACCAAGACGAGCCTCATGCTCGGTCTCGGCGAGTACGACCACGAGATCTACCGGGCGCTCTCCGACTGCCGCGAGGCCGGCGTCGACGTGGTGACGCTCGGCCAGTATCTCCAGCCCTCCCGCTCCCACCTCGACGTGTACGAGTACGTCCACCCCGACGCCTTCGAGACCTGGCGCCGCGTCGCCGAGGAGGAACTCGGCTTCCTCTACTGCGCCAGCGGGCCGATGGTCCGGTCGTCGTACCGGGCGGGGGAACTGTTCGTCGACGCCGTCCTCCGCGACGGCCGGAGCGTCGAGGAGGCCCGGCGCGAGGCCCACGCGGCGACGTGA
- the ilvA gene encoding threonine ammonia-lyase, translated as MTETVTLADIEAARGRFDDPAIVRQTPIETNRSLSEMSGADVHLKMEHLQRTGSFKTRGAYNKLKQEAAAGGDKHVVAASAGNHAQGVALAATTVGLESTIVMPENAPQAKIDATRSYGATVELHGSTFGEAMAYAKSLAEQPGMLFVHAYDDPDIVAGQGTLGLEIYEQVPDVDTVIVPIGGGGLIGGISTALKALDDSVRVIGVQAELASTVHESLRKGAPVDEESPKTIADGIATGSISELTLGLIEENVDEVVTVSDDDIARAILVVLERAKQLVEGAGAASVAAMLSDEVDVEGEMVVPLLCGGNIDMSMLQTVLTHALTDRNQLLRLRIRIRDQPGEMGRISGIIGEQSANIRTVRHDRAVGDLHVGDAYLVFQVVTSGESHAKSVMAAIEDAGYEVERVN; from the coding sequence ATGACGGAGACTGTCACGCTCGCGGATATCGAAGCCGCCCGGGGCCGGTTCGACGACCCGGCCATCGTCAGGCAGACGCCAATCGAGACGAACCGCTCGCTCTCGGAGATGTCGGGCGCTGACGTCCATCTGAAGATGGAGCATCTCCAGCGGACGGGGTCGTTCAAGACTCGTGGGGCGTACAACAAGCTGAAACAGGAGGCGGCGGCGGGTGGCGACAAACACGTCGTGGCGGCGAGTGCGGGCAACCACGCCCAGGGCGTCGCGCTCGCGGCGACGACGGTGGGGCTGGAGTCGACCATTGTGATGCCGGAGAACGCCCCGCAGGCGAAAATCGACGCCACCCGGAGCTACGGCGCGACGGTCGAACTCCACGGCTCGACGTTCGGCGAGGCGATGGCTTACGCGAAGTCGCTGGCCGAGCAGCCGGGGATGCTGTTCGTCCACGCCTACGACGACCCGGACATCGTCGCCGGCCAGGGCACCCTCGGGCTGGAGATTTACGAGCAGGTGCCGGACGTGGACACGGTGATCGTTCCCATCGGCGGCGGTGGCCTGATCGGCGGGATCAGCACGGCGTTGAAGGCCCTCGACGACTCGGTGCGCGTGATCGGCGTGCAGGCCGAACTGGCGTCGACGGTCCACGAGAGCCTCCGGAAGGGGGCGCCGGTCGACGAGGAGTCACCGAAGACCATCGCGGACGGCATCGCCACGGGCAGTATCTCGGAGCTAACCCTCGGACTCATCGAGGAGAACGTCGACGAGGTGGTGACGGTGAGCGACGACGACATCGCGCGGGCCATCCTCGTCGTTCTCGAACGCGCGAAGCAGTTGGTCGAGGGGGCCGGTGCGGCCTCCGTGGCGGCGATGCTGAGCGACGAGGTGGACGTCGAGGGGGAGATGGTCGTCCCCCTGCTCTGTGGCGGCAACATCGACATGTCGATGCTCCAGACGGTGTTGACCCACGCCCTGACCGACCGGAATCAGCTGCTTCGCCTCCGCATCCGCATCCGCGACCAGCCCGGCGAGATGGGGCGGATTTCGGGCATCATCGGCGAGCAAAGCGCCAACATCCGGACGGTGAGACACGACCGCGCCGTCGGCGACCTGCACGTCGGCGACGCCTACCTCGTCTTCCAAGTGGTGACGAGCGGCGAGAGTCACGCGAAGTCGGTCATGGCCGCCATCGAGGACGCGGGCTACGAGGTCGAGCGCGTGAACTGA
- a CDS encoding ABC transporter substrate-binding protein: protein MTNDHDLTRRRYMKAATASAAMAGAAGCLGGSGGGGSEGNSWRTQELATVPAASDGALYEPTEADETGETINHLTWTGYDASNVQDPFREQFSCQTQLDLFTSNPKAFNRLQSGEWQQFHQATFDMAWIPRLAEAGLIRPMSYEDWKPYTFDQYIDLFKKENGYKYAFVNEDDYTFDIDGTMYGAPQRFGWASFVVNTDNVPEDAYTSYDAAWSDEYNVGVYDLMFWGIQIIMLREGIDPFKEHTEAEVEQVKQATFELFDNAKTLLPDFASMNQAMKSGEIDIGFISGNWINGTLRRGGNLEFQAVVPDEGSVIWVETTAFVKGDQPTVSDNYLAYMQRGQNALKLSWPTSGGTNVVPHQTAWENYNDRQREVLRVDEVRDIIDRSVFYTGIPDLEKFEPIWRQAKSRL from the coding sequence ATGACCAACGATCACGACCTCACGCGGCGGCGGTACATGAAGGCGGCGACCGCTAGCGCCGCGATGGCCGGTGCGGCCGGCTGTCTCGGCGGGAGCGGTGGCGGCGGGAGCGAGGGGAACAGTTGGCGGACCCAAGAACTCGCGACGGTGCCGGCTGCCTCGGATGGCGCGCTCTACGAACCCACCGAGGCAGACGAGACTGGGGAGACGATCAACCACCTGACGTGGACGGGCTACGACGCCTCGAACGTTCAGGACCCGTTCCGCGAGCAGTTCAGCTGCCAGACGCAACTGGACCTGTTCACGTCGAACCCGAAGGCGTTCAACCGCCTCCAGTCCGGGGAGTGGCAGCAGTTCCACCAGGCCACGTTCGACATGGCGTGGATCCCGCGACTGGCCGAAGCCGGTCTCATCCGGCCGATGAGCTACGAGGACTGGAAGCCGTACACGTTCGATCAGTACATCGACCTGTTCAAAAAGGAGAACGGATACAAGTACGCGTTCGTCAACGAGGACGACTACACGTTCGACATCGACGGCACGATGTACGGCGCCCCCCAGCGGTTCGGGTGGGCCTCCTTCGTCGTCAACACGGACAACGTCCCCGAGGACGCCTACACGAGCTACGACGCGGCGTGGTCCGACGAGTACAACGTCGGTGTCTACGACCTGATGTTCTGGGGCATCCAGATCATCATGCTCCGCGAGGGTATCGACCCGTTCAAGGAGCACACCGAAGCGGAGGTCGAACAGGTCAAACAGGCCACGTTCGAGCTATTCGACAACGCCAAGACGCTGCTTCCGGACTTCGCGTCGATGAACCAGGCGATGAAGTCGGGCGAGATCGACATCGGCTTCATCTCGGGCAACTGGATCAACGGGACGCTCCGCCGCGGCGGCAACCTCGAGTTCCAGGCGGTCGTGCCCGACGAGGGAAGCGTCATCTGGGTCGAGACGACGGCCTTCGTCAAGGGCGACCAGCCCACCGTCTCCGACAACTACCTCGCGTACATGCAGCGCGGGCAGAACGCGCTGAAGCTCTCGTGGCCCACCTCGGGCGGGACGAACGTCGTGCCCCACCAGACGGCGTGGGAGAACTACAACGACCGGCAGCGGGAGGTGCTTCGCGTCGACGAGGTTCGGGACATCATCGACCGGTCGGTGTTCTACACCGGGATTCCGGATCTGGAGAAGTTCGAGCCGATCTGGCGCCAGGCCAAGAGCCGGCTCTGA
- the pdhA gene encoding pyruvate dehydrogenase (acetyl-transferring) E1 component subunit alpha yields MSDVFDREPDDPVRVLDVSGELVGDRPDLSDDELLALYRHMRLARHFDERAVNLQRQGRMGTYPPLAGQEAAQVASAMALEPRDWIAPSYREHAAVHVHGLSLSDILLYWMGHGAGGWRADVNVLPAAVPIATQVPHTTGLALASKLRGDDAVACAYFGDGATSEGDFHEGLNVAGVFDVPAVFVCNNNGWAISVPRERQTASPTLAGKAAAYGIDGVQVDGMDPLATYAVMRAAVEKAREPGDRPRPTLIEAVQYRFGAHTTADDPTVYRDEAEVEAWRERDPIPRLERFLRETGRLDDDRIDAVEASVREQVSEAIERAENTARPAPDAMFADVYADIPPELGEQRAHLHRLRDRYGDDAFLRD; encoded by the coding sequence GTGAGCGACGTGTTCGACCGCGAGCCGGACGACCCCGTCCGGGTGCTCGACGTGTCGGGCGAACTCGTCGGCGACCGTCCCGACCTCTCCGACGACGAGTTGCTCGCCCTCTATCGCCACATGCGCCTCGCCCGCCACTTCGACGAGCGGGCGGTCAACCTCCAGCGACAGGGACGGATGGGCACCTACCCGCCGCTGGCCGGGCAGGAAGCGGCACAGGTGGCCAGCGCCATGGCGCTGGAGCCGCGAGACTGGATCGCCCCCAGCTACCGCGAACACGCCGCCGTCCACGTCCACGGCCTCTCGCTGTCGGACATCCTGCTCTACTGGATGGGCCACGGCGCGGGCGGGTGGCGCGCCGACGTGAACGTCCTCCCCGCCGCGGTGCCCATCGCGACGCAGGTGCCCCACACGACGGGGTTGGCGCTCGCGTCGAAGCTCCGGGGTGACGATGCGGTGGCCTGTGCCTACTTCGGCGACGGCGCCACCAGCGAGGGCGACTTCCACGAGGGGCTGAACGTGGCCGGCGTCTTCGACGTCCCCGCCGTCTTCGTCTGCAACAACAACGGCTGGGCCATCTCGGTGCCGCGGGAGCGCCAGACCGCGAGTCCGACGCTCGCGGGCAAGGCCGCCGCCTACGGCATCGACGGCGTGCAGGTCGACGGGATGGACCCGCTGGCGACCTACGCGGTGATGCGCGCGGCCGTCGAGAAGGCCCGCGAGCCGGGCGACCGGCCGCGCCCGACGCTGATCGAGGCGGTGCAGTACCGCTTCGGCGCCCACACTACCGCCGACGACCCCACCGTCTACCGCGACGAGGCGGAGGTCGAGGCGTGGCGCGAACGCGACCCGATCCCCCGACTCGAACGCTTCCTGCGCGAGACGGGGCGCCTCGACGACGACCGGATCGACGCCGTCGAGGCGAGCGTCCGCGAGCAGGTGAGCGAGGCCATCGAACGCGCCGAGAACACCGCCCGGCCCGCCCCCGACGCGATGTTCGCGGACGTGTACGCCGACATTCCCCCCGAACTGGGCGAGCAACGCGCCCACCTGCACCGACTGCGCGACCGATACGGCGACGATGCCTTCCTGAGGGACTGA
- a CDS encoding DUF7561 family protein gives MSSDPCDGCGEEVPVAGGAGDFWTFEAEATGGMTLELADGSEHFLCFDCIERLPDDREVTAADVAALSE, from the coding sequence ATGAGTTCCGATCCCTGTGACGGCTGTGGCGAGGAAGTGCCCGTCGCGGGCGGCGCCGGCGACTTCTGGACGTTCGAGGCCGAGGCGACGGGCGGCATGACGCTCGAACTCGCCGACGGCAGCGAACACTTCCTCTGTTTCGACTGCATCGAGCGCCTGCCCGACGACCGCGAGGTGACGGCGGCGGACGTGGCGGCGCTGTCCGAGTAG
- a CDS encoding ABC transporter ATP-binding protein codes for MLQATNLRKEYGSLVAVDDVDLEIETGEFATIVGPSGSGKSTLLHMLAGHLKPTGGRITLDGADITDTKPQERPTSLVFQSWALFPHMTVRENIEFPIRTTGREVNGQVEELLEQVELDPEIQADKNVSELSGGQRQRVALARSLAYDPDILLLDEPLASLDYVLQKQLQRELADLNVELDMTFVYVTHSLEAALVMSDKLFVIDEGELIQTGPPEEIYREPNNKFIAEFMGDANVFAVDAGESDPGTATVSSDEFEGTATVATHVDGDLAHLVVRHDDCVVEPTLTRPLGAEVAIDNILVRGNTVLVECSSTATDDDYVAEIDYDRYETTDIAVGDTAYLQWDADKSILVPE; via the coding sequence ATGTTACAGGCAACAAATCTACGAAAGGAGTATGGCTCGCTCGTCGCGGTCGACGACGTCGATCTCGAGATCGAGACCGGTGAGTTCGCGACTATCGTCGGGCCGTCCGGGAGCGGGAAGAGCACCCTGTTGCACATGCTCGCCGGACATCTGAAGCCGACCGGCGGCCGAATCACCCTCGACGGCGCGGACATCACCGACACCAAGCCACAGGAACGCCCCACGAGTCTCGTGTTCCAGTCGTGGGCGCTGTTCCCGCATATGACTGTCCGCGAGAACATCGAGTTTCCCATCCGAACCACGGGTCGGGAAGTGAACGGCCAGGTCGAGGAACTCCTCGAACAGGTGGAGCTCGACCCCGAGATTCAGGCCGACAAGAACGTCTCCGAACTGTCCGGCGGCCAGCGCCAGCGGGTCGCCCTCGCACGTTCGCTGGCGTACGACCCGGATATCCTCTTGCTCGACGAACCCCTCGCGTCGCTCGACTACGTGTTGCAGAAACAGCTCCAGCGCGAACTCGCCGACCTCAACGTCGAACTCGACATGACGTTCGTCTACGTCACCCACTCGCTGGAGGCCGCACTGGTCATGAGCGACAAACTGTTCGTCATCGACGAGGGTGAGCTGATCCAGACCGGGCCACCCGAGGAGATCTACCGCGAGCCGAACAACAAGTTCATCGCGGAGTTCATGGGCGACGCCAACGTGTTCGCCGTCGACGCCGGCGAGTCCGACCCGGGGACTGCGACCGTCTCCAGCGACGAGTTCGAGGGGACGGCCACGGTGGCCACCCACGTCGACGGTGACCTCGCCCACCTCGTGGTACGGCACGACGACTGCGTGGTCGAACCGACGCTCACCCGTCCGCTCGGCGCCGAAGTCGCCATCGACAACATCCTCGTCCGGGGGAACACAGTCCTCGTCGAGTGCTCGTCGACGGCGACCGACGACGACTACGTCGCCGAAATCGATTACGACCGATACGAAACCACCGACATCGCCGTCGGCGACACGGCCTACCTCCAGTGGGACGCCGACAAGTCGATTCTGGTCCCAGAATAA
- a CDS encoding alpha-ketoacid dehydrogenase subunit beta yields MSTDTDTQNLTLVQAVRDGLRTEMQRDDDVIVLGEDVAKNGGVFRATEGLYEEFGDDRVIDTPLAESGIVGTSIGMAAYGLRPVPEIQFMGFIYPAFDQIVSHAARLRTRTRGRFTCPMVVRAPYGGGIRAPEHHSESKEAFFVHEPGLKVVIPSTPADTKGLLASAIRDPDPVVFLEPKLIYRAFREDVPTGDHTVPLGEAAVRREGSDVSVYTWGAMTRPTMEAAGTLAEDGVDCEVIDLRTLSPLDRETIVDSFEKTGRAAVVHEAPRTGGLGGEITAILQEEALLYQEAPIERITGFDTPVPLYALEDYYLPSPTRIEDGIREVVDF; encoded by the coding sequence ATGAGCACTGACACCGACACGCAGAATCTGACGCTGGTACAGGCGGTCCGGGACGGTCTCCGGACCGAAATGCAACGCGACGACGACGTGATCGTCCTCGGCGAGGACGTGGCCAAGAACGGCGGCGTCTTCCGCGCCACCGAGGGCCTCTACGAGGAGTTCGGCGACGACCGCGTGATCGATACGCCCCTCGCGGAGTCGGGCATCGTCGGCACCTCCATCGGCATGGCCGCCTACGGCCTCCGGCCCGTGCCCGAAATCCAGTTCATGGGCTTCATCTACCCCGCGTTCGACCAGATCGTCAGCCACGCGGCCCGCCTGCGCACCAGAACCCGCGGGCGCTTTACCTGCCCCATGGTCGTGCGCGCCCCCTACGGCGGCGGCATCCGCGCGCCCGAACACCACTCGGAGTCGAAGGAGGCCTTCTTCGTCCACGAACCGGGGCTGAAGGTGGTGATCCCCTCCACCCCAGCCGACACGAAGGGCCTCCTCGCCTCGGCCATCCGCGACCCCGATCCCGTCGTCTTCCTCGAACCCAAACTCATCTACCGCGCCTTCCGCGAGGACGTGCCGACCGGCGACCACACCGTCCCCCTCGGCGAGGCTGCCGTCCGCCGCGAGGGGAGCGACGTGTCCGTCTACACCTGGGGGGCGATGACCCGGCCGACGATGGAGGCCGCGGGGACCCTCGCCGAGGACGGCGTCGACTGCGAGGTGATCGACCTGCGGACGCTCTCGCCGCTCGACCGCGAGACCATCGTCGACTCCTTCGAGAAGACGGGCCGGGCCGCCGTGGTCCACGAGGCGCCGCGGACCGGCGGGCTCGGTGGCGAAATAACGGCGATCCTGCAGGAGGAGGCGCTGCTCTACCAGGAGGCGCCGATCGAGCGGATCACCGGCTTCGACACGCCGGTTCCCCTCTACGCGCTGGAGGACTACTACCTCCCCTCGCCGACCCGAATCGAGGACGGGATTCGGGAGGTCGTCGACTTCTAA
- a CDS encoding NAD(P)H-binding protein — protein MRVLVTGATGFVGRRLVPALVDAGHEVTALVRDAGRYDPPPGVRVVVGDLLDPDSFEDALDVEAAYYLVHSMTARDDFEARDRRAARNFADAASAAGVGRVIYLGGLGEERDRLSSHLQSRREVEHVLATGTYDLTTLRAAIVVGPRSAGFEMVVQLASRLPVMVTPRWVRTPCQPIAVTDLLAYLVGVLDVPETAGETYEIGGPEVLTYAEMLRRTGRHLGHEPIILAVPVLTPRLSAYWVGLMTDVPWSVARPLIEGLKNPVVVNDDRLSRLVPVDPTPFDEAVRRAITERSAEAAA, from the coding sequence ATGCGCGTACTCGTCACCGGCGCCACGGGCTTCGTCGGGCGTCGCCTCGTCCCCGCCCTCGTCGACGCGGGTCACGAGGTGACCGCCCTCGTCCGCGACGCCGGGCGCTACGACCCGCCGCCCGGCGTCCGCGTCGTCGTCGGCGACCTGCTCGATCCGGACTCGTTCGAGGATGCCCTCGACGTCGAGGCGGCGTACTACCTCGTCCACTCGATGACGGCCCGCGACGACTTCGAGGCCCGGGATCGCCGGGCCGCGCGAAACTTCGCCGACGCCGCGAGCGCCGCGGGAGTGGGGCGGGTGATCTATCTCGGTGGCCTCGGCGAGGAGCGGGACCGGCTCTCCTCGCATCTCCAGTCCCGTCGAGAGGTCGAACACGTCCTCGCGACGGGGACGTACGACCTCACGACGCTCCGGGCGGCCATCGTCGTCGGCCCCCGGAGCGCGGGCTTCGAGATGGTCGTCCAGCTCGCCTCCCGCCTGCCGGTGATGGTGACGCCGCGGTGGGTGCGGACGCCCTGTCAACCCATCGCCGTCACCGATCTGCTCGCGTATCTCGTCGGCGTCCTCGACGTTCCCGAGACGGCGGGCGAGACGTACGAAATCGGCGGGCCGGAGGTGTTGACCTACGCCGAGATGCTCCGGCGGACGGGCCGACACCTGGGTCACGAGCCGATCATCCTCGCCGTCCCGGTGCTGACGCCGCGGCTCTCCGCGTACTGGGTCGGGCTGATGACCGACGTGCCCTGGAGCGTCGCCCGCCCCCTGATCGAGGGGCTGAAAAACCCCGTCGTCGTCAACGACGACCGACTCTCCCGGCTCGTGCCGGTCGATCCGACCCCGTTCGACGAGGCGGTTCGGCGGGCGATAACCGAGCGGTCCGCGGAGGCCGCGGCGTGA
- a CDS encoding DUF7530 family protein: MIGTRTAVDGDPTFGDTWVYESLVGGIPGLDLSARQAIGIQFLLFETLVVGLTVGYGLPSSALVAGTVAVAVAAAGSVAMLYIGAATRELALPDAHRRLLFGTGVETLFGVLGFVAVVTYLLTGAGPTPFETLVGGRSPAPVTFVTLLILWDLCYRIGTSWWTALVSLWRSLRYRVTSETARRCRRIDAATVGFSLLELALLPFVLDRALLVWALVGHVVAVTAVSTAAILLLRTES, from the coding sequence GTGATCGGGACCCGCACCGCCGTCGACGGCGACCCCACCTTCGGCGACACCTGGGTGTACGAGAGCCTCGTGGGCGGGATTCCGGGCCTCGACCTCTCGGCTCGGCAGGCCATCGGCATCCAGTTTCTCCTCTTCGAGACGCTGGTCGTCGGTCTCACCGTCGGCTACGGCCTGCCATCCTCCGCCCTCGTCGCGGGCACCGTCGCCGTCGCCGTCGCCGCCGCGGGGAGCGTCGCCATGCTCTACATCGGCGCCGCGACGCGCGAACTCGCCCTCCCCGACGCCCACCGTCGCCTCCTCTTCGGCACCGGCGTCGAGACGCTATTCGGTGTCCTCGGGTTCGTCGCGGTCGTGACCTATCTCCTCACCGGGGCGGGACCGACGCCGTTCGAGACGCTCGTCGGCGGGCGATCCCCCGCCCCCGTGACGTTCGTCACGCTGTTGATCCTGTGGGACCTCTGTTACCGGATCGGCACCTCGTGGTGGACGGCGCTGGTGTCGCTGTGGCGGTCGCTCCGCTACCGCGTCACCTCCGAGACGGCCCGCCGGTGTCGCCGTATCGACGCCGCCACCGTCGGATTCAGCCTGCTCGAACTGGCCTTACTCCCCTTCGTCCTCGACCGGGCGCTCCTCGTCTGGGCGCTGGTCGGCCACGTCGTCGCCGTGACCGCCGTCTCGACGGCGGCGATACTACTGCTCAGAACGGAGTCGTGA
- a CDS encoding DUF5786 family protein yields the protein MSMGAYDEDEHERRAQKTGQVDTEFDDERSEFRGTLSYESGDSTEALLDQFKQLQGK from the coding sequence ATGTCAATGGGTGCCTATGACGAAGACGAGCACGAACGCCGCGCGCAGAAAACGGGGCAGGTCGACACGGAGTTCGACGACGAGCGGTCGGAGTTCCGAGGGACCCTCTCGTACGAGTCCGGCGACTCGACGGAAGCGCTGTTGGACCAGTTCAAACAGCTACAGGGCAAGTAG
- a CDS encoding dihydrolipoamide acetyltransferase family protein, translating to MTVETFKLPDVGEGVAEGELVRWLVEVGEDIEEDQPLAEVETDKALVDLPSPFAGTVTELHAEEGEMVPVGAGLVSVDVGGDEDEGAAESKSDPETTATDAAADDGSEAAAGRVFASPSTRRLARELGVDLAGVAGSGPSGRVTDADVRAAVEGTDQPTPRSPDESATSVVTERDATADAESHRESADVVTTAAEAAGRMGSADRERTLAAPATRRLADELGVDLDAVPTDERRDGEAFVTPAMVREFAERGGEAEPEAEAEAASPPAEAAPPTDDGPRPGDRIPYRGVRRAIGEQMEQAKYTAPHVTHTDEVDVTRLVETKAELESYAEAEGVSLTYLPFVMRAVTRALREFPQVNASLDEAAEEIVCHDDYNLGVATATDAGLMVPVVEDVDRKGLLDLAAETAGKVERARDRSISREEMQGGTFTITNVGVIGGEYATPIVNHPEVAILALGRVAERPRVVDGEVVPRHTLPLSLSVDHRVVDGAVAARFTNRVMELLRSPARLLVD from the coding sequence ATGACCGTCGAGACGTTCAAACTCCCGGACGTGGGCGAGGGTGTCGCCGAGGGCGAACTCGTCCGGTGGCTGGTCGAGGTTGGCGAGGACATCGAGGAGGACCAGCCACTCGCCGAGGTGGAGACGGACAAGGCGCTGGTCGACCTCCCCTCCCCCTTCGCCGGCACGGTCACGGAACTCCACGCCGAGGAGGGCGAGATGGTGCCCGTCGGGGCGGGACTCGTCTCCGTCGATGTGGGCGGTGACGAGGACGAGGGGGCGGCGGAGTCGAAATCGGACCCGGAGACCACCGCCACCGACGCCGCGGCGGACGACGGGAGCGAGGCCGCCGCTGGCCGCGTCTTCGCCTCCCCGAGCACCCGCCGACTGGCCCGCGAACTCGGCGTCGACCTCGCCGGCGTCGCGGGATCGGGACCGAGCGGGCGCGTCACCGACGCGGACGTGCGGGCGGCGGTCGAGGGGACGGACCAACCGACGCCGCGGTCGCCCGACGAGTCGGCGACGAGCGTCGTGACGGAGCGCGACGCGACGGCCGACGCGGAGTCCCACCGCGAATCGGCCGACGTCGTGACGACGGCCGCGGAAGCAGCCGGGCGAATGGGGTCCGCGGACCGCGAGCGCACCCTCGCCGCCCCGGCGACCCGACGGCTCGCCGACGAACTCGGCGTCGACCTCGACGCGGTGCCGACCGACGAACGGCGGGACGGCGAGGCGTTCGTCACGCCCGCGATGGTGCGGGAGTTCGCGGAGAGAGGTGGCGAGGCCGAACCGGAGGCGGAGGCGGAAGCGGCGTCCCCACCCGCCGAAGCGGCCCCGCCGACCGACGACGGCCCGCGTCCCGGCGACCGCATCCCCTACCGCGGCGTCCGCCGCGCCATCGGCGAGCAGATGGAGCAGGCGAAGTATACGGCGCCTCACGTCACTCACACCGACGAGGTGGACGTGACGCGGCTGGTGGAGACGAAAGCCGAACTCGAATCCTACGCCGAGGCCGAGGGCGTCTCCCTCACCTACCTCCCCTTCGTCATGCGCGCGGTGACGCGGGCGCTCCGTGAGTTCCCGCAGGTCAACGCCTCGCTCGACGAGGCGGCGGAGGAAATCGTCTGTCACGACGACTACAACCTCGGCGTCGCGACGGCGACGGACGCGGGTCTCATGGTCCCCGTCGTCGAGGACGTCGATCGGAAGGGACTGCTCGACCTCGCAGCCGAGACGGCGGGGAAGGTGGAACGCGCGCGTGACCGGTCGATCAGTCGCGAGGAGATGCAGGGCGGTACCTTCACCATCACGAACGTCGGCGTCATCGGCGGGGAGTACGCCACACCCATCGTCAACCACCCCGAGGTGGCGATCCTGGCGCTCGGCCGGGTCGCGGAGCGCCCCCGCGTCGTCGACGGCGAGGTGGTGCCGCGGCACACCCTCCCGCTCTCCCTGTCGGTCGATCACCGCGTCGTCGACGGCGCGGTGGCCGCCCGCTTCACCAACCGGGTGATGGAACTACTGCGCAGTCCGGCCCGGTTGCTGGTCGACTGA